In one Perca fluviatilis chromosome 7, GENO_Pfluv_1.0, whole genome shotgun sequence genomic region, the following are encoded:
- the LOC120561742 gene encoding asialoglycoprotein receptor 1-like isoform X2 has translation MAEEEVNYASVVFKSKNHPPPQARKEEETVYAEVKVQSKTNEPTADTNAGVLLVKKANNRRLQYQRLACCLGILCVILLLGIIAVIVLYHQSKITDLTADVQNLNAEVQNLNAEVQNLKTRNLQLETQRKNLTKQIKNMKTNWNELNVSRAQWSIDAYCPTKTTSARQCNACPIGWLPIESQVNNCYAYNNPPPPDQKTWEEAREDCRGKGSDLVVVHNEKEKNALNTYSVGSSGTNGYWFGLRAEGGRWKWIDGSDLTLLDTTTSSYCY, from the exons ATGGCGGAGGAGGAGGTTAATTACGCTTCGGTTGTATTCAAAAGTAAAAATCATCCTCCACCCCAAG CTagaaaggaggaggaaactGTGTACGCTGAAGTGAAGgtacaaagcaaaacaaacgaACCAACTGCTGACACAAACG CAGGAGTTTTGCTCGTCAAGAAAGCAAACAACAGACGTCTCCAGTATCAGCGGCTGGCCTGTTGTTTGGGGATTCTTTGTGTCATTCTGCTGTTGGGCATCATAGCAGTCATCGTCCTCTACCACC AAAGCAAGATCACAGACCTGACTGCAGACGTCCAGAACCTGAATGCAGAGGTCCAGAACCTGAATGCAGAGGTCCAGAACCTGAAAACACGAAACCTGCAGCTGGAGACACAGAGGAAGAacttaacaaaacaaataaaaaacatgaagaCGAACTGGAATGAGCTCAACGTTAGCCGAGCTCAGTGGAGCATTGATGCCTACTGccccaccaaaacaactagCG CGAGACAGTGTAACGCTTGTCCGATTGGCTGGTTACCCATAGAGTCCCAGGTGAACAACTGCTATGCGTATAataaccctcctcctcctgatcAGAAAACCTGGGAAGAAGCTCGAGAAGACTGCAGAGGAAAGGGTTCAGATCTGGTTGTTGTACATAATGAAAAGGAAAAG AATGCACTGAATACATACAGCGTGGGTAGTTCAGGAACTAATGGATACTGGTTTGGCCTGAGAGCTGAAGGTGGGAGATGGAAGTGGATTGATGGAAGTGATCTGACT CTACTGGACACCACAACCTCCTCCTACTGCTACTGA
- the LOC120561742 gene encoding C-type lectin domain family 4 member G-like isoform X1, protein MAEEEVNYASVVFKSKNHPPPQARKEEETVYAEVKVQSKTNEPTADTNAGVLLVKKANNRRLQYQRLACCLGILCVILLLGIIAVIVLYHQSKITDLTADVQNLNAEVQNLNAEVQNLKTRNLQLETQRKNLTKQIKNMKTNWNELNVSRAQWSIDAYCPTKTTSARQCNACPIGWLPIESQVNNCYAYNNPPPPDQKTWEEAREDCRGKGSDLVVVHNEKEKNALNTYSVGSSGTNGYWFGLRAEGGRWKWIDGSDLTVSYWTPQPPPTATDGQCVMSVQTNTWISVNCTEKKQWICIRKALSV, encoded by the exons ATGGCGGAGGAGGAGGTTAATTACGCTTCGGTTGTATTCAAAAGTAAAAATCATCCTCCACCCCAAG CTagaaaggaggaggaaactGTGTACGCTGAAGTGAAGgtacaaagcaaaacaaacgaACCAACTGCTGACACAAACG CAGGAGTTTTGCTCGTCAAGAAAGCAAACAACAGACGTCTCCAGTATCAGCGGCTGGCCTGTTGTTTGGGGATTCTTTGTGTCATTCTGCTGTTGGGCATCATAGCAGTCATCGTCCTCTACCACC AAAGCAAGATCACAGACCTGACTGCAGACGTCCAGAACCTGAATGCAGAGGTCCAGAACCTGAATGCAGAGGTCCAGAACCTGAAAACACGAAACCTGCAGCTGGAGACACAGAGGAAGAacttaacaaaacaaataaaaaacatgaagaCGAACTGGAATGAGCTCAACGTTAGCCGAGCTCAGTGGAGCATTGATGCCTACTGccccaccaaaacaactagCG CGAGACAGTGTAACGCTTGTCCGATTGGCTGGTTACCCATAGAGTCCCAGGTGAACAACTGCTATGCGTATAataaccctcctcctcctgatcAGAAAACCTGGGAAGAAGCTCGAGAAGACTGCAGAGGAAAGGGTTCAGATCTGGTTGTTGTACATAATGAAAAGGAAAAG AATGCACTGAATACATACAGCGTGGGTAGTTCAGGAACTAATGGATACTGGTTTGGCCTGAGAGCTGAAGGTGGGAGATGGAAGTGGATTGATGGAAGTGATCTGACTGTAAG CTACTGGACACCACAACCTCCTCCTACTGCTACTGACGGTCAGTGTGTAATGTCTGTCCAGACCAATACATGGATATCAGTGAACTGTACTGAGAAAAAACAATGGATCTGCATAAGGAAGGCTTTATCTGTTTAA